CACGAGTCGGCCTGATTTGTTCCTCACAGTGATGCGTATTTGAAAAATTCGATCTCGATTCAAAGCCTCATTCATCTTCTTACTTAACTCACCATCTTTCTCTATAATATTAATATTCAAAAGCATAACTCTATACCCTTTTTAAACTTTCGGTCCAAAGTGGCTTTAAGGTAACCTTCGTGGATATTGACTACCTGTCGTATTAAAGCTGCTTCGACCGGGCATGCACGTGCAACAGTAAATAAACCACCCGGCAGATCAGGTGGTTTATTTACAAGTATCTATTTTATTAGTAGATTTACTTTTGTTTTTAAACTTGCCAAAACCGGCGATTTTTGAAGGGCAATATTCGCAATTTCCATGACTTGTATTTTACTCGCGGAAGTCTCCACAGTTAAAGTAATAACCGGATTTATAATCCCGCCATCGCCCTCCTCAATCCCTAAAAACACCGCAGCATTTAAATCGGCTTCAATTGTGACATCTACATTCTCTAGCTTTATCCCTTGCTGGCTCGCTAAGACCTGAAAGGTTATTGCAAAACATCCACCGCCAGCAGCTATTAAATATTCTACAGGGTTTGGGGCTTTATTCATTCCGCCCATAGGCTTTGGCTGATCCATTTCAAATGGGGTAAATTCCCTTATTCCCACTTGATTTCGAACACCATCTACCCAGTGAATCTTCGCAGCCCATTTCTTTATGGCTAAATTTCGGTCCACCTTCATTGCACTCATAGTTTGCGTTAACACGTTAAAATCAATATTATTCATCGTAAGCTCCTCCCCTCTCCTTTTAAAGGTTAGCTTATAGAACGCTCCATGTATGTAAGGAGGCTTACCTTTTAATAGTATTAAACTCTGTTAATCGAGTTTCGTCTAAGTAAATCCAGATTCTATTACTATCGATTCGAATGGTGTTTTCCTGCCGTAACTTATTTAGCAATAAGGTCACTGTTTCCCTGGTGGAAGCAATCATACCCGCTAAATCCCTATGTGTTATGGAAACCGGCAAAGGATACCAGTCTCCGTCACCTTCTAAAGGGTCGGCCAGTTTGCGAAGTAAGAAAATTAACCTTTCTTCCACTTTACCGTAGGCCACCTGTTCTAAAACCTCGATTACTTCTTGGTACCGCTCGGAAAAGAAATGTAATAGATTAATGGCCAAAGTAGGATTTTCGTTAACAATTGTTATAATTTCTTGTTTTGGGATTTTAACAATGGATAGATCCGTTAAGGCCTTACAAAATATAGTAGTTTCCTTTCCAGAGAAAATATCTAATAGATTTATAAACTCCCTTGGGGATACTAATCCCAGAATACACTCCTTTCCATCAATATGAAGCTTGTAAACACTTGCATTGCCCGCCTCTACGAGATAAACAGATTGCATTAACATTCCAGGGATAATAACGTGTTCCCCTTTTTCGAAAAATACCCTTTCTCCTTTTTCCAGCATATCCCTCATCACATCCGTGGGAAACAAACGAATGTTTCTTATAATATATAAGTTATTATTTAACACGGTCCAATTCCTCCCCCTTCAATGAGATATAAACATAAAACAAACCTTTACTTTTGATATGGCTATTTATGCCCATCCGTTAAAAAGATATGGGCTTTTTTGTATACCGACATCGGATGTGCCACTTTTGAAATAAAACTGTGCTTTTTGAACAGCCTCTAATAGTTGATCTACGGAAGGATAATGATATAATGTCACTATAATACCTTGCCCTAGGTATAGGGGGGTCTTCAAGGGCAGGCTGCAGCCTGGGTTATAAAACTCAACGAACGCTGTCTCTGGCTCGAAAAAACGGACAGGAAGTCTTAGCTGATAGAGTTTCAAACCTGAAGAGAGGATCAGTGAAAATGAGGGGGAATTTACTTGACAAGAAAGATTTCATTTCGTGACTATGCTATTGTAGCCTGCGGAACGATGATTCCTGAGTTGAATTATCTCAAGGAGACCGGTTTTTTGGATGCTCAAATCATCTATACGGCACCGGGACTTCACCAAGTTCCAGCCGAATTGGAAGTTCAGCTACAAAGGCAATTGAAAGCAGCCAAACAAACAGCTAAAAAAATCATTGTCGTCTATGGTGGCAAGTATTGTTACATTAATACGCGGGATTCTTATCGAACGATTGACACTGTTATTGATGAAGTTAGAGAAGACGGTTACTACATTGCCCGAACCGATGTAGAAAACTGCTTAGACATGTTGGCTGATGGACGGGAGAGGGATAATCTGGCTGATGGCCAAAAGGTTTGGTTCTGCACCCCAGGATGGCTGAAATACCGTGATATGGTGTTCAAAGGCTGGGATAAAGCTAATGCCAACGAAAATTTTCCCCAGTATACCGGGGGAGGAATCATGCTGGACCCGATAGGCTTTTTTGATGAATATGCGCTCGACCATGTTGAGGAGATTCTGGCCTTTTCCGACTGGGCTTCTATACCACTGGAAGCTCGGGCAGTGGGACTGGAACGCTTAAAAGAGGTTTTAATTAGTGCTTTGAGCGAAGAGGACAGAACATCCAGAGCTCACCAACAATAAAGAGATTATACCCTAGGTGATAGTGTAAGTGCTATTATGAATTAGGGTTCCGGCGATTTAAGCGTTCTGGCTTTTTATTCCGGACATATCGTCGAAGCTGTGAGGAATATAAGCCTGAGAGCCAAAATCGAAGCGGAAAACGGCAGAAATTAACCCTTTGTGAGCCGGTTGCATAAAAAGATGGAACTTATCCCTGACTATTCCAGGGCTCAGGCCGCCTCACGAGGCGGCCTGATTTGTTTCATTTAAACAACTAATTTACATTCCACTTCCTAAACACGAATTCTACGACCCGCCGCAAGTTTAGGTGGAGCAAAAAAGAACGGCGGCTGCGTGGCCGCCACTTCTCGCCTAACTTAGTGATAATATCCTCTCTACCTTATTAGGAGCACGAGTTGATCACTAATATTCATTCTTTCCATGTATAGAGGTTGTTCCCTGTATTCCTAATTTTTCTTAGATTGCGGATAGATTTCAAATTATTACAGCTTGCCGCCGCAATCCTGGCTTTAAATAAGAACAAGGTGCTCCGCGTAATGAGAAGCACCTTGTTCTTTACACTATACTTTTGATTCGCTTAAAGCACTCGGTTTGTCTAGCTGCCATCCTTTAATAGAGTGGGCAATACCTATGGATTATAGATGATATCTACAGAACCTTGATACTCCGTAATATCACCCGGTTCGCTTAACGTCACCGTGACGTGATTTAAGCCCGGAGACAAAGAATTCATATCCTTTTGGATTGGTCGGTTAATATTTTCTCCGTTGTAATATCCCGAAGTATAACCCAGCGAGTTTGTTATTTTAACATCAGCATTTAGAAACGCTGCGAATTTGGGAACATTCCACTTTAGAATCACCGGTTCGTTCCCTGAAACTGTAATATTATTAGTGGGTGACACAATCTGAAGGGGTACGATGTTAAGAGGGGGCGGCGAAACAATACTCGGATCAGCTTTTGGGGCATTGACAGTAATTAGATCACCGTCGCGCAGGAGGTTATCGACCTCTGCTCGGACAAACATATGGTATACACCATCGGATAAAGGATAGAGTTGGAAGCTTGTTAAGGTACCGGCATGGAAAAACCCTACTCCTGAAGATATAGCACCGTCTTCTCTATAGACACTGATACTGTAATCTGTCGCCCCCGCGACGGGTTTCCAAGTTACCGTAAGAGGATGGTTCGGATCTATTGTGGAGCCGGTGCTTGGAGTCAGGATATCTGGGGTATCGCTCATAGGCGAGCTTGGGATCATCGTTATATCAAGAGAGCCTTGATATACAACAACGTTGTCGCTCTTTAGGGAAACTGTGACATGGTTTTTTCCTTGATACAGATGTTGTGAAATGTCCTGACCGTTCTGGATGGGAAATTCAGTGATAACATTACCTTGAATTAGGACTTCAGCATTGAGTTTACTGGCATCAGGCGGAACGTCCCATTGGAGAGGAATTTGTGTCCCGAAAGAAAAAGTAGCATTTGAGCCGGGGGAGGTTATAACCAAGGGGGAAATGTTGGGACTTTTCCCGATCTGAACCTGAATTGGAGGCATTGATCCCAATCCTGCAGAGCCAACATCGGGATCGATGGGCATTTCATAGTGAACTATAATTACATAATGAT
This Desulfosporosinus orientis DSM 765 DNA region includes the following protein-coding sequences:
- a CDS encoding DUF1638 domain-containing protein, coding for MTRKISFRDYAIVACGTMIPELNYLKETGFLDAQIIYTAPGLHQVPAELEVQLQRQLKAAKQTAKKIIVVYGGKYCYINTRDSYRTIDTVIDEVREDGYYIARTDVENCLDMLADGRERDNLADGQKVWFCTPGWLKYRDMVFKGWDKANANENFPQYTGGGIMLDPIGFFDEYALDHVEEILAFSDWASIPLEARAVGLERLKEVLISALSEEDRTSRAHQQ
- a CDS encoding OsmC family protein, with amino-acid sequence MNNIDFNVLTQTMSAMKVDRNLAIKKWAAKIHWVDGVRNQVGIREFTPFEMDQPKPMGGMNKAPNPVEYLIAAGGGCFAITFQVLASQQGIKLENVDVTIEADLNAAVFLGIEEGDGGIINPVITLTVETSASKIQVMEIANIALQKSPVLASLKTKVNLLIK
- a CDS encoding Crp/Fnr family transcriptional regulator, with protein sequence MLNNNLYIIRNIRLFPTDVMRDMLEKGERVFFEKGEHVIIPGMLMQSVYLVEAGNASVYKLHIDGKECILGLVSPREFINLLDIFSGKETTIFCKALTDLSIVKIPKQEIITIVNENPTLAINLLHFFSERYQEVIEVLEQVAYGKVEERLIFLLRKLADPLEGDGDWYPLPVSITHRDLAGMIASTRETVTLLLNKLRQENTIRIDSNRIWIYLDETRLTEFNTIKR